The sequence GAAGGCGGGCAGCACCGCCGCCAGCGTCAGCGCGGTCTTCGCGGGCCAGCCGAGCGCCCCGAGCCGGGCCTCGGCGAGAACGAGCACCGGCCAGTGCCACAGATAGAGGGTGTAGGAGAGCCGCCCCAGGGCCCGGGGCGCCCCGGCGGCGAGCAACCGGCCGACTCCGTAAGCGCCTTGGACGTTCCGCTCGCCCCGCCCGGGTATCGCCGCCAGGATCACCGCGGCCGTGCCGAGGGTCGGGACGAGCGCCGCGTAACCGGGGTACGGGGTCGACGCGTCGTACGCCGTGACGCACCAGACGATCGCCGCGGCCCCCGCCCATCCGCACACCAGCCGCAGCGGACGCGGCCCGCGCAGCAGATGCCAGGGCAGCAGGGCGAGCAGCGCGCCGGCCGCGAACTGCCAGATGCGCGACGGCGTTCCGAGGTACGCGAGCGAGACCGAGTCCCGCGTCCAGTGCAGGGACAGCGCGAACGAGGCGACGGCCACGCCCGCGGTGAGCAGCGCCACGACCGTGCGCACGGCCCGGCCCCGGCGGACCGCGCGGGCGGCGGCCAGGACGATCACCGCCAGCAGCGGGGCCCACACCAGATAGAACTGCTCCTCGACGGCGAGCGACCAGAAGTGCAGCAGCGGACTCTGGTCGTGTCCGGCGGCCAGGTAGTCGGTCTGCTGGGAGACGAACCGCCAGTTGGCGACGGAGAGCGCGGCGGCGAGGACGTCGCGCTCCAGGTCGGCGCGGAGCAGCGGTACGGTCAGCCACGCCCCGGCGACGGCGACCGCCGCGAGGACGACGGCGGCGGAGGGCAGCAGGCGTCGGGCCCGCCGGGAGAAGAACGCGCCGAGCCGGATGCGGCCGGTGGTGATCGCCTCCCGGACCAGCAGCCCGGTGATCAGGTAGCCGGAGATGACGAAGAAGACGTCCACGCCGACGAAGCCGCCCGCCGCCCCCGGTATCCCGGCGTGGAAGGCGAGGACCGCGAGGACGGCGACCGCGCGCAGCCCCTCGATGTCGGGGCGGAACGCGGCCCGGTGCGGGCTGGGCCCGGACTCGCCGGCCGGGCGGCTCGGCGGGGCGGGCGGGGAGGCGGACCGCTTGCGGCGGGGGCCGGGTGCGAGGAGGAAGGACATGTGGTGGCGCCTTTCGGGACGGCTCAGCTCAGCCACGGCAGCATCGGGTCGACCCACCCGGAGGCGAGCAGGCCGGTGAGCAGGAGGACGGCGGAAGCGGCGAGGGCCTCGGGCCAGCGGCGGGGCAGCACGCCCGCCCCGGTCCGCTGACGGAGACCGGCGAGCCGCTTCCCGGCCCGGACCCCGGCACCGCCCCCGGCTCCGGCGGCTGTGCGCCCGGACGGACGCAGCTCGACCAGAAGGTCCCGGATCAGGGGGACGTTGATGTGCAGCTGGACCAGCAGGTAGAGGCCGAGCCCCCAGGCGGGCTGCCAGCCGTTGCGGGCCACGGTCAGCGCGAGCCCGCCGGCGGCTGCCCCGTTGGACAGGACCAGCCAGACCAGCGAGACGCCGACGACCCGGCGGGCCATCGAGCCGGAACTCCCGTTGCTCCGCGCCCCCGTGGGCACCCAGGCGGCGCTGCGGCCGCGCAGGGTGTGCCAGAACGCGGTGGCGGCGGCCACGCTGGTGAGGACGTTCGCGCGGATCACCTCGACACGCCACCGGGTCCGGCTGATCCGGGGCATCAGCACGTGCCACAGCCACAGCGGGGCGAGCAGCGGCAGGACGTGCCAGGGGCGGACGTCGTCCGGATACCCGAACATCATCACCAGCGGCGGCAGGGGTGCGGCGAAGGTGTTGACGGCCGTGGTCAGGTAGCCGACGACGCCCTCGTAGAAGCACAGCCGCATCCGCCAGGGCGCGCCCATCCGCTGCAGGACCGGGGTGCCCAGGAGGTGCAGATTGCCCATCGCCCACCGGTACTGCTGGTTGACGAACGAGGTGACGGTGTCGGGCGAGGTGCCCTTGGCGACGAGGACGGGGACGTACTGCGTGCGGAACCCCCGCTCGTGCAGGGCGAGTCCGGTGTACAGGTCCTCGCTGTGGTCGAGCCGCGCGAAGCCGCCCGCCAGGTCGATCGCGGAGCGCCGGTAGAGGGCGTTGGAGCCGCAGCAGATCGCGGCGTCGGCGGCGTCCCGGGAAGGCTGGATCCAGCGGAAGAACCACTCCTGCGCGGCCCCGGCGGCACGCTGGATCCAGTCCATGCCCGCGTCGGTGTCGAAGCACTGCGGGCTCTGCACGATGCCGACCGCGGGGTCCGCGAGGTAGGGGACCAGATGGCGCAGGAAGTCCGGCCGGGGCGCGAAGTCCGCGTCCAGGATCGCGATGAACTCGGCTTCGGACAGGGTGAGGGCGTGGTTGAGGTTCCCCGCCTTCTTCAGGCGGCCCCGGTCGGGCCGCACGACGTACCGGTAGCCGTGCTCCGCCGCCAGGGCCGCCACCTCGGCCCGGTCGGCGTCGTCCAGCACCCAGACGGTGAGCGTGTCGGGCCAGTCGAGGGCGGCGACGGCACGGTAGGCGTTGGCGAGGACGGGCAGGGGTTCGCCGCAGGTCGGCAGGTAGAGGTCGATGGTCGGCAGCGCGGCCGGCCGCCAGGCGCGGACCAGCACGTCGTGCGAGGCCCGGGTCAGCCGCCGCTGGCGCAGGCTGTTCAGCGAGGACAGCAGCAACGCCACCACGTTCAGCCCGAGCACCGCGAGGAACGCCCAGAGCGCCGGGGTCCGTAAGGCGAAGGTGAGCATCGTCGCCGCCGTGAAGACGAAGGCCAGGGAGCTGCTCACCAGCACCCATCGGCGCTGCGGCCCGAAGTACCAGTACAGCTCGTCGTCGGACGGAGGTTGCGGAAGGTGATGCACGGTCATAAAGCCCCCCACGGCTGTGTATCTGCCCGTTTTTCGGTTCCCGTTTCCGGTGACCCACCCTAGTGCCAAAGGTATAGACCACTTGTCCTGGAGTGCGGCGACGAAGGGAATCGGACAGTGGATTGGCGCGACTCGATTGGTCCAGACCTCTGGGTGGTTCCATTCGAGCCCGGCGCCCGCCCGGCGAAGGAAGGGCCAGGTCACGCGGGGGTGAACAGTCCCGGAAGACTTACGGGGGCTGCCCCGGGCCGACCGTCGGAGGAGGGCTTCGCGCCGAAGGGCGCCCCTGCGCCGGGCGTTCCGCCGGATCCGCCGGCCGGACCGTCCGCCCGGTGGGTCCCGTCCGTTGATCAGGACACCGGGCACACCCCGCACACCGGGCGGCACAATGGGTCCATGCCGATACCCAGCCGCGCCGCCCTCGTCGACCACCTCGTCCGTACGCGTATCGCGGGGGACGTCGCCACGCCACGCGACAACAACCTCTCCCACTACCGCAAGCTCGCCAACGGCGACCGCCACTACTGGCTCGGCCTGGAGCTCGGCGACCGCTGGACCGACGAGCAGGACGTCCTCGCCGTGATGGCCGAGCGCTGCGGGGTGATCGACGATCCCGCACACCGGCAGGGCCAGGACACCATCGACCCCGAGCTGACGGTGGACGCCCTGGAGCGGATGGCGGCCCGCCTGCGCAAGGCCGCCGACGGCCGTGAGCGGGTCCTGTTCGCCACCGGGCACCCGGGCGGCCTGCTGGACGTGCACCGGCAGACGGCGGACGCGCTGCGCCGGGCCGGCTGCGAGATCGTCCGCATCCCGTCCGGGCTGATCGCGGACGAGGGCATGGTCTTCCAGTTCGCCGACGTCGCGATGCTGGAACGCGGCGCGACCCTCTGGCACACCCACTCCCCGGCCCCGATGGCCGCCATCCTCGACGCCATGGCCGATCTGGGCCGACCGCTGCCCGACCTGGTCGTCGCCGACCACGGCTGGGCGGGCTGCGCGGGGCAGCGGGGGCTGGACGCGATCGGTTACGCCGACTGCAACGACCCGGCCCTCTTCCTCGCCGAGTCGGAGGGCACCCTCCAGGTCACGGTCCCGCTGGACGACCATGTCACCGACCCGCGCTTCTACGACCCGATGACGGACTACCTGCTGCACGCGGCGGGGCTGCTGGAGGACGACGGCGCG is a genomic window of Streptomyces sp. YPW6 containing:
- a CDS encoding phosphatase produces the protein MPIPSRAALVDHLVRTRIAGDVATPRDNNLSHYRKLANGDRHYWLGLELGDRWTDEQDVLAVMAERCGVIDDPAHRQGQDTIDPELTVDALERMAARLRKAADGRERVLFATGHPGGLLDVHRQTADALRRAGCEIVRIPSGLIADEGMVFQFADVAMLERGATLWHTHSPAPMAAILDAMADLGRPLPDLVVADHGWAGCAGQRGLDAIGYADCNDPALFLAESEGTLQVTVPLDDHVTDPRFYDPMTDYLLHAAGLLEDDGAPVREPEPTA
- a CDS encoding glycosyltransferase family 2 protein is translated as MTVHHLPQPPSDDELYWYFGPQRRWVLVSSSLAFVFTAATMLTFALRTPALWAFLAVLGLNVVALLLSSLNSLRQRRLTRASHDVLVRAWRPAALPTIDLYLPTCGEPLPVLANAYRAVAALDWPDTLTVWVLDDADRAEVAALAAEHGYRYVVRPDRGRLKKAGNLNHALTLSEAEFIAILDADFAPRPDFLRHLVPYLADPAVGIVQSPQCFDTDAGMDWIQRAAGAAQEWFFRWIQPSRDAADAAICCGSNALYRRSAIDLAGGFARLDHSEDLYTGLALHERGFRTQYVPVLVAKGTSPDTVTSFVNQQYRWAMGNLHLLGTPVLQRMGAPWRMRLCFYEGVVGYLTTAVNTFAAPLPPLVMMFGYPDDVRPWHVLPLLAPLWLWHVLMPRISRTRWRVEVIRANVLTSVAAATAFWHTLRGRSAAWVPTGARSNGSSGSMARRVVGVSLVWLVLSNGAAAGGLALTVARNGWQPAWGLGLYLLVQLHINVPLIRDLLVELRPSGRTAAGAGGGAGVRAGKRLAGLRQRTGAGVLPRRWPEALAASAVLLLTGLLASGWVDPMLPWLS